One Grus americana isolate bGruAme1 chromosome Z, bGruAme1.mat, whole genome shotgun sequence DNA window includes the following coding sequences:
- the LOC129199325 gene encoding translation initiation factor IF-2-like, with protein MRSRRFPAAPGAAPGAAQGSSVRLLLRAPVQPPEAPRAAPGAAPGAALGGSGCGFPRIPVRPPVHLPATPCAAPREAPVAAPGGYWCRSGCGSRRLLVQIPVRLLATPGAAPGEAPGEAPGAAPGAAPGGSRHSVANSQCASGAHGRAPGLSPAHPSLTAGPGPSFAPAPTLAPSSMPRGRAWTQAEVNSLLALVGGSGEAALLMASTSRPNEALWREISQGLAAAGYGRSVAQCRSKWKALKQAFHSERETRQRAGCHSPRLPPHYRAMKSIWKAAGRPVFGERRMPDLVKLSSRKRRSALTTHSPSSPEPPEHDTHRDAPGVLLSPLPQSAKDEPERCCHTTLKQERDEQKDGFPGETSLEMERENQVLPVATTAPGSPGTAAMSEQPAAGEEASDANLHGSSVAGLLQSVQQLLVQILQTSRQQQALLESLANDTVSHLHLLSHSLVQVGESLHQLLLRPQTHPGPLGHYGPHVPLYEGGPRVPCSSGSPHTSPDHKEDLRVSPFTSYTHL; from the exons ATGCGGTCCCGACGATTCCCGGCAGCTCCCGGCGCGGCGCCCGGTGCAGCGCAGGGGAGCTCGGTGCGGCTCCTGCTGCGAGCGCCGGTGCAGCCTCCGGAGGCTCCCCGTGCGGCTCCTGGTGCGGCCCCCGGTGCAGCCCTCGGCGGCTCCGGGTGCGGATTCCCGCGGATCCCGGTGCGGCCCCCCGTGCACCTCCCGGCAACTCCCTGTGCAGCTCCCAGGGAGGCTCCCGTTGCAGCTCCCGGCGGCTACTGGTGCAGATCCGGGTGCGGCTCCCGGCGGCTCCTGGTGCAGATCCCAGTGCGGCTCCTGGCGACTCCCGGTGCAGCGCCCGGGGAGGCTCCCGGGGAAGCTCCCGGTGCGGCtcccggggcagcccccggcggCTCCCGGCACAGCGTGGCAAACTCTCAGTGCGCCTCCGGAGCGCACGGCCGAGCtccggggctgagccctgcccaTCCCAGCCTCACCGCCGGCCCAGGGCCGAGCTTTGCTCCGGCACCCACCCTCGCCCCCAGCAGCATGCCCCGCGGGCGAGCCTGGACACAGGCAGAGGTCAACAGCCTCCTGGCACTGGTGGGGGGCTCGGGGGAGGCCGCCCTGCTCATGGCCTCCACATCGCGACCCAACGAGGCGCTCTGGCGTGAAAtttcccaggggctggcagcagctggctACGGGCGCAGCGTGGCCCAGTGCCGCTCCAAGTGGAAGGCGCTCAAGCAGGCTTTCCACTCAGAGCGGGAGACACGCCAGAGGGCTGGCTGCCACTCTCCACGCTTGCCCCCACACTACCGAGCTATGAAGAGCATCTGGAAGGCAGCCGGGCGGCCCGTCTTCGGCGAGCGGAGGATGCCAG ACCTGGTGAAGCTGTCCTCCAGGAAGCGCAGGTCAGCCCTCACCACCCATTCTCCATCCTCACCAGAGCCACCAG AGCACGACACTCACAGGGACGCCCCGGGCGTGCTGCTGTCCCCGCTGCCACAGAGTGCAAAGGACGAACCAGAGAGAT GCTGTCACACCACCCTGAAGCAGGAAAGAGATGAGCAAAAGGATG GTTTTCCTGGTGAGACGTCCCTggagatggaaagagaaaaccaaGTGCTGCCAGTGGCCACCACAGCCCCGGGCTCCCCTGGGACGGCTGCCATGAGcgagcagccagcagcaggtgaAGAGGCGTCAGATGCAAACCTGCACG GCTCCAGTGTGGCAGGTTTGCTCCAGAGtgtccagcagctgctggtacAGATCCTGCAGACGTCGCGGCAGCAGCAGGCGCTGCTGGAGAGCCTGGCCAATGACACCGtctcccacctccacctcctctcccaCAGCTTGGTGCAGGTGGGCGAGAGCCTGCACCAGCTCCTGCTCCGGCCGCAGACCCACCCCGGCCCCCTCGGCCACTATGGCCCCCACGTGCCACTTTACGAGGGCGGCCCCAGAGTGCCCTGTTCCTCTGGCTCTCCCCACACCTCCCCGGATCACAAAGAGGATCTTCGGGTGTCTCCTTTCACTAGCTACACCCACCTATGA
- the LOC129199536 gene encoding B-cell differentiation antigen CD72-like, with the protein MAQSMVYADLKFAASPPVTAPTCPAARDEDDSPYENVPLGPVPTAPSPGRWPRRWRIPAWLLAASLLLLLVATVALGACYWQVTRRLQDTSREHAAEQGRLSQEVSMREQSLEQTRLELAWARAELQRAWREGNSSRLELGSLNAELGRARQELAGLQEEMWEVQGQLKASQSTVSSLRACVNTDCCPLGWVLYRSKCLFISVEKKTWKESDDDCRSKSAQLLVQGDWPSWTVPHFAQAFGAAYWVGAQFSSDAKRTVVWQDSTRYALFPRYDYFADCGLLVNRKIESSKCRRKYQWICKQPLKLSSTSETLLPLLGEE; encoded by the exons ATGGCCCAGAGCATGGTCTACGCTGACCTGAAATTTGCTGCGTCCCCACCGGTCACTGCCCCCacctgccccgcagcccgcgATGAGGATGACAGCCCCTATGAGAACGTGCCGCTGGGGCCAGTGCCCACAGCGCCCAGCCCAG GGCGCTGGCCCCGGCGTTGGCGCATCCCCGCgtggctgctggcagccagcctgctgctgctgctggtggccaccGTGGCCCTGGGGGCTTGCT ACTGGCAGGTCACCCGCAGGCTGCAGGACACGTCCCGTGAGCACGCGGCCGAGCAGGGCCGCCTCTCGCAGGAGGTGAGCATGCgggagcagagcctggagcaGACGCGTCTGGAGCTGGCGTGGGCCAGAGCGGAGCTGCAGCGAGCGTGGCGGGAGGGCAACAGCAGccggctggagctggggagccTGAACGCCGAGCTGGGGCGcgccaggcaggagctggctgggctgcaggaggagatgtgGGAGGTGCAGgggcagctgaaggccagccagaGCACCGTGAGCAGCCTGCGTGCCTGCGTGAATACAG aCTGCTGCCCCTTGGGCTGGGTGCTCTACAGGAGCAAGTGCCTCTTCATCTCGGTGGAGAAGAAGACCTGGAAGGAGAGCGATGATGACTGCAGAAGTAaatctgctcagctgctggtcCAAGGCGACTGGCCGTCGTGGACGGTGCCG catTTTGCGCAGGCATTTGGTGCCGCATACTGGGTTGGAGCACAATTTTCTTCTGACGCAAAGAGGACTGTTGTATGGCAGGACAGCACGCG ATATGCCCTCTTTCCTAGGTACGACTACTTTGCAGACTGTGGGCTATTAGTTAACAGGAAAATAGAGAGTTCAAAATGCAGGAGAAAGTACCAGTGGATCTGCAAGCAGCCCCTGAAGCTGAGCAGCACATCTGAGaccctccttcctctcttggGCGAGGAGTGA
- the LOC129199475 gene encoding B-cell differentiation antigen CD72-like isoform X1, which translates to MAQSVVYADLKFAASPPVTAPTCPAARDEDDSPYENVPLGPVPTAPSPGRWPRRWRIPAWLLAASLLLLLVATVALGACYWQVTRRLQDTSREHAAEQGRLSQEVSMREQSLEQTRLELAWARAELQRAWREGNSSRLELGSLNAELGRARQELAGLQEEMWEVQGQLKASQSTVSSLRACVNTDCCPLGWVLYRSKCLFISVEKKTWKESDDDCRSKSAQLLVQGDWPSWTVPLLGTTFWVGQNHKEQYEDLYKDKSWFCAKTYYGKIISSYCYTKYPWICEKPPNMSSPSKTLFPLPSKR; encoded by the exons aTGGCCCAGAGCGTGGTCTACGCTGACCTGAAATTTGCTGCGTCCCCACCGGTCACTGCCCCCacctgccccgcagcccgcgATGAGGATGACAGCCCCTATGAGAACGTGCCGCTGGGGCCAGTGCCCACAGCGCCCAGCCCAG GGCGCTGGCCCCGGCGTTGGCGCATCCCCGCgtggctgctggcagccagcctgctgctgctgctggtggccaccGTGGCCCTGGGGGCTTGCT ACTGGCAGGTCACCCGCAGGCTGCAGGACACGTCCCGTGAGCACGCGGCCGAGCAGGGCCGCCTCTCGCAGGAGGTGAGCATGCgggagcagagcctggagcaGACGCGGCTGGAGCTGGCGTGGGCCAGAGCGGAGCTGCAGCGAGCGTGGCGGGAGGGCAACAGCAGccggctggagctggggagccTGAACGCCGAGCTGGGGCGcgccaggcaggagctggctgggctgcaggaggagatgtgGGAGGTGCAGgggcagctgaaggccagccagaGCACCGTGAGCAGCCTGCGTGCCTGCGTGAATACAG aCTGCTGCCCCTTGGGCTGGGTGCTCTACAGGAGCAAGTGCCTCTTCATCTCGGTGGAGAAGAAGACCTGGAAGGAGAGCGATGATGACTGCAGAAGTAaatctgctcagctgctggtcCAAGGCGACTGGCCGTCGTGGACGGTGCCG CTTCTTGGCACCACATTCTGGGTAGGACAAAATCATAAAGAGCAGTATGAGGATCTGTATAAAGA TAAAAGTTGGTTCTGTGCAAAAACATACTATGGGAAGATAATCAGCTCCTACTGCTATACTAAGTATCCATGGATTTGTGAGAAGCCCCCAAATATGAGCAGCCCATCCAAGAccctctttcctctcccatcTAAGAGGTGA
- the LOC129199550 gene encoding killer cell lectin-like receptor subfamily G member 1, with protein sequence MEDRVTYADLRLPPTPAPQQPMQLPRCWAALSLALFSLLLLLAQVILVGLSFHYVGQQASCTHDPGSMEESPSHGQQTLQEGCQFCPAGWLWDAGQCYYFSSARKSWEQSKEDCCSRGAQLVTIRANTTLTFLVRTANMEVFHVGLKRDGSRSDWKWLDGTALKGLFPIQRSTSSFLACGRVSGSGLSGGLCGEALGWVCEQSAATLQWLRSSPPAFLWRNTTYTCVGPW encoded by the exons ATGGAAGACAGGGTCACGTACGCTGATCTGCGCTTGCCCCCCACACCAG CTCCTCAGCAGCCGATGCAGCTGCCCCGGTGCTGGGCAGCCCTCAGCCTagctctcttctccctgctgctcctgctggcacAAGTCATCCTCGTCGGCTTGAGCTTCCACT ATGTAGGACAACAGGCGAGCTGCACCCATGATCCTGGGAGCATGGAAGAGAGCCCCAGCCATGGGCAACAGACATTGCAAG AGGGATGCCAGTTCTGCCCGGCTGGCTGGCTCTGGGATGCGGGGCAGTGCTACTACTTCTCTTCTGCCAGAAAGAGCTGGGAGCAAAGCAAAGAGGACTGCTGCTCCAGAGGGGCACAGCTGGTCACCATCCGAGCCAACACCACCCTG ACTTTCCTGGTGCGCACAGCCAACATGGAGGTCTTCCACGTGGGGCTGAAGCGGGATGGCTCCAGGTCTGACTGGAAGTGGCTGGATGGCACCGCACTGAAGGG GCTCTTCCCAATCCAGCGCTCCACTAGCTCCTTCCTGGCCTGTGGCAGGGTGTCAGGCTCGGGGCTGTCTGGTGGTCTGTGCGGGGAAGCCCTTGGATGGGTCTGCGAGCAGAGTGCAGCCACTCTGCAGTGGCTCCGGTCCTCGCCCCCCGCCTTCCTCTGGAGAAACACCACTTACACCTGTGTTGGGCCCTGGTGA
- the LOC129199475 gene encoding B-cell differentiation antigen CD72-like isoform X2 — protein MAQSVVYADLKFAASPPVTAPTCPAARDEDDSPYENVPLGPVPTAPSPDWQVTRRLQDTSREHAAEQGRLSQEVSMREQSLEQTRLELAWARAELQRAWREGNSSRLELGSLNAELGRARQELAGLQEEMWEVQGQLKASQSTVSSLRACVNTDCCPLGWVLYRSKCLFISVEKKTWKESDDDCRSKSAQLLVQGDWPSWTVPLLGTTFWVGQNHKEQYEDLYKDKSWFCAKTYYGKIISSYCYTKYPWICEKPPNMSSPSKTLFPLPSKR, from the exons aTGGCCCAGAGCGTGGTCTACGCTGACCTGAAATTTGCTGCGTCCCCACCGGTCACTGCCCCCacctgccccgcagcccgcgATGAGGATGACAGCCCCTATGAGAACGTGCCGCTGGGGCCAGTGCCCACAGCGCCCAGCCCAG ACTGGCAGGTCACCCGCAGGCTGCAGGACACGTCCCGTGAGCACGCGGCCGAGCAGGGCCGCCTCTCGCAGGAGGTGAGCATGCgggagcagagcctggagcaGACGCGGCTGGAGCTGGCGTGGGCCAGAGCGGAGCTGCAGCGAGCGTGGCGGGAGGGCAACAGCAGccggctggagctggggagccTGAACGCCGAGCTGGGGCGcgccaggcaggagctggctgggctgcaggaggagatgtgGGAGGTGCAGgggcagctgaaggccagccagaGCACCGTGAGCAGCCTGCGTGCCTGCGTGAATACAG aCTGCTGCCCCTTGGGCTGGGTGCTCTACAGGAGCAAGTGCCTCTTCATCTCGGTGGAGAAGAAGACCTGGAAGGAGAGCGATGATGACTGCAGAAGTAaatctgctcagctgctggtcCAAGGCGACTGGCCGTCGTGGACGGTGCCG CTTCTTGGCACCACATTCTGGGTAGGACAAAATCATAAAGAGCAGTATGAGGATCTGTATAAAGA TAAAAGTTGGTTCTGTGCAAAAACATACTATGGGAAGATAATCAGCTCCTACTGCTATACTAAGTATCCATGGATTTGTGAGAAGCCCCCAAATATGAGCAGCCCATCCAAGAccctctttcctctcccatcTAAGAGGTGA
- the LOC129199541 gene encoding B-cell differentiation antigen CD72-like, with amino-acid sequence MAQSVVYADLRFAKVMGGRSMASQALEAALGIDEAESPYENVQPAPAGQDGDGAQPSQGLWSRRWCIPVGLLATCLLLLVATVALGACYWQVTRRLQDTSREHAAEQGRLSQEVSMREQSLEQTRLELAWARAELQRAWREGNSSRLELGSLNAELARVMGVLGKTEKEMQEVQGKLNNSESTVAILRSCTAIDCCPSGWLLYRGKCLFISSEKKTWEDSRDECEKKYSQLLVTKSWSRWTVPTFLKNADIPYWIGLQKSSFPWYDYGWLEEEDPDADGVSDAWFWVDGSLYERPWQSKSNGSCAIISRGNIKPAQCAGPNDLHLWICEKAAGPSSPFV; translated from the exons ATGGCCCAGAGCGTGGTTTATGCTGACCTGAGGTTTGCCAAGGTGATGGGGGGCCGGAGCATggccagccaggccctggaggcaG CCCTTGGCATAGATGAGGCAGAGAGCCCCTACGAGAATGTGCAACCGGCGCcggcagggcaggatggggacGGGGCCCAGCCCAGCCAAG GGCTCTGGTCCCGGCGGTGGTGCATCCCAGTAGGGCTGCTGGCAAcctgtctcctgctgctggtggccacTGTGGCCCTGGGGGCTTGCT acTGGCAGGTCACCCGCAGGCTGCAGGACACGTCCCGTGAGCACGCGGCCGAGCAGGGCCGCCTCTCGCAGGAGGTGAGCATGCgggagcagagcctggagcaGACGCGTCTGGAGCTGGCGTGGGCCAGAGCGGAGCTGCAGCGAGCGTGGCGGGAGGGCAACAGCAGccggctggagctggggagccTGAACGCCGAGCTGGCACGTGTCATGGGGGTCCTGGGGAAGACGGAGaaagagatgcaggaggtgcaGGGGAAGCTCAACAACAGCGAGAGCACCGTGGCCATCCTGCGCTCCTGCACGGCTATAG ATTGCTGCCCCTCCGGCTGGCTGCTGTACAGGGGCAAGTGCCTCTTCATCTCGTCGGAGAAGAAGACATGGGAAGACAGCAGAGATGAGTGCGAGAAGAAGTATTCCCAGCTCCTGGTCACCAAATCCTGGAGTCGCTGGACCGTGCCG ACCTTCTTAAAGAATGCAGACATCCCATACTGGATtgggctgcagaaaagcagcttccCCTGGTATGACTACGGctggctggaggaagaggaccCGGATGCTGATGGGGTCTCAGACGCCTGGTTCTGGGTGGACGGCTCCCTTTACGAAAG GCCGTGGCAGTCAAAGTCGAACGGGTCCTGTGCCATAATAAGCCGTGGGAACATCAAACCCGCCCAGTGCGCTGGTCCCAACGACCTGCACCTCTGGATCTGCGAGAAGGCAGCGGGGCCGAGCTCCCCTTTCGTGTGA